The DNA region CACTTACTACTTACTTATTAACTTGTTCAGCAATTTTAGCAACTAAATCTTCTACAGTTGCTACATTTTCAGTGGCTTCAAGTTTGATATCAAAGTCATCCTCAACGCGATTAAGCACTTCAAACAGATCCAACGAATCAGCGTCAATATCTTCGGCCATATTCGTTGTCATCTCAACTTCACTTGCTTCTAAGTCAAATTGATCCATTAAAATTTCTTGTACTTTTTCAAAAATTACTTCATTTGTCATTATTTAATCCTCTTTCTTTTCTCTCATTAATTTATAGTTTTATAATCATTGCTCCGGCGGTTAGACCACCACCAAAGCCTGCTAAGGCAATTAATTGACCTTCATGTATCTGACGTTGCTCAAATAGTTCCGTCAAAACAATTCCAATACTAGCCGCACTTGTATTACCATAAGCCATCATATTCATCGGGAATTTCTCAATTGACTGACCAAAACGTTTAGCGATTGATTCAATA from Weissella diestrammenae includes:
- a CDS encoding acyl carrier protein, with amino-acid sequence MTNEVIFEKVQEILMDQFDLEASEVEMTTNMAEDIDADSLDLFEVLNRVEDDFDIKLEATENVATVEDLVAKIAEQVNK